DNA from Geobacillus vulcani PSS1:
TTGCTTGATCGGCATCACCCTCGCCTTGGCCGTCGCCGCCGCAGCAGCGCTGTTTCTTTTCGCCTTCCGCAGCCATGTCGCGCGGCTGTATACAAACGATCCGACAGTGGCGGCGTTGACGGGGAAGTTTTTGCTCTATGCGATTTTTTTTCAAGTTTCCGATGCCATCGCCGCTCCCATCCAAGGAGCGCTGCGGGGCTATAAAGAGGTTAACGCCGTCTTTTGGTCCGCTCTCCTCGCCTATTGGGGCGTCGGCCTTCCGCTTGGCTGCGCGCTCGCTCTACTGACTGCCGCCGGGGCGTTCGGCTATTGGATCGGCTTGATCGCCGGATTGGCTGCAGGCGCACTGTTTCTCAGCTTTCGCCTGCGGGCCGTTTGGCGCAGGCATGACAGCGGGCGCACGCCGCTCGCCTCATAGAGGACGGCTCAACAAAAGGATGCCCGCATATGCGGCGGCATCCTTTGTTTGCTATAACGCGATCCATTCCTCAAAGAGAAGCGAGCTTTTCATTTTCCCTTCTGCGGCGACAGCTGCTGTTTCATATACGCGAGCACGTCAAGGTCAATCTTTCCCCTTTCCAATTCACGCTCCTCAAAGTTTTCTGTATGTATATACACAGTCAGCGCCTCATGAAGCGCCTCGCCGTCCGCCGCGCACTCTTTCGACAAGTAACCGAGGCGGACCAAGTGAGCGGCCACCTCTTCCTTGACCCTTCCTTCAATCGCAGCCACTTTTTCGGGACGCGGTTTCTCAAAGTAAAGCTGGCGCAACTGATACAAGCGAATGAGCTCATCGATCGGCCGCGGGTGGTCATCGACGCGCAAGTCGATATAACGGTCGTTGTAGCCGCCATATCCCCCTCCTTCCTTCACAACAAGCAAAGCGGCCGACTATTGCCCGCGGCGGTCGCCCCCCGCTGCCTGACCAGCTTGAAGCGCCTTTAGCAATCGCTCGGCGAGCGAGCCTTTTGTCTGCTCAAACGCCCTTCTCATTGCCAGCACCGTTTCTTCGCCGGCTAAAATATTGCCTTGAGCCGCATAGTTCGGCCCGGTGATGCCTCCGGCCCACGGATAACATTTTTTTCCGGTGAACGTCGCTGCCCGTCCTTTCGCATCCACGATGCCGACTTGGCGCAAATCGCGCTCGCTGTCATCGGCAACAAGCCGCTCAAGCGTTTCTTGCGCCGATTTCCCTTTTGCCATCCATTCGAGGCCGCACGGTCCGTACGACGTGTTGGCGTACGATTGCGTCGCCACCGCTCCGACTCCCGCTTTCGCCCACGGAACAACCGCACCAACGCCTAAAAATTTCGATTGAACAGCGATTCCAAGCTCCTCGGTCGCCGGATCAAACGCGACGATCGAAAACGTCGCGACAACATCTTTCGGAATGCGTTTCATTTTCTTGCCCTCCACGCTGCTTCCATTTTTTATTTTTTTATAGTTCTCCTCTTCCCTCCCATCTTCCTCCCTTTTTCAAAAAAATAGTGGGGGAAACAGCCGTTGCCCGGCCGCCTCCCCCCGCATGCCCATCATCCGCCTAGCACCATGTTGCCCCGACGATAATGAGCAAAATAAACAAGACGACGATCAGCACAAAGCCGTAGCCGTAGCCGCCGTAACCCGGATAACCGAAGCCATAGCCGCCCCAGCCCCAGCCGCCATAAAAGCCATATGGCATATTCGTCACCTCCTTGTTAGCAAGTAAGAGGCATCAGTACACCCAACCACCGATACATGCACATCCGACAATAATCAACAAGATGAACAGAACGACGATCAACGCGAATCCGCCGCCGTAAGCTGCACCCATTTGCCAGCACCTCCTTCATTTTTGTACTAGTAGACTATTCAGAAGCCGAGGAAATGGTTAGATGTTTCGGCAAAAATGGGTATTTGCCGCAACGTAAAAAAAAACGGTCCATCCGCGGACCGATGTTATGCTCCGAGCGAGTTTCGCTTCCATTTTTTTCGCCCCGGCGCTTGCTTGATTTGAACAGCGGAAAACAAAATAAGCGCCGTCCAGATGCAGCTAAACGCATAAAAATGCGCTTTCCTAAACGGCTCGCCGAACAAAAAGACGCCAAGGAGAAGGCTGATCGTCGGCGAAATGTATTGCAAAAAACCAAGGGTTGTCATTGACACACGCTTCGCCCCTTTGGCGAAATACAAAAGCGGCACGGCCGTCGCTGGCCCGGCTCCAGCCAACAGCGCCCATTGCCACCATTCGGCCGTCTTGACGAGGGCTGGCGTTTCGTTGTACACCCATAATAAGTAAACGGCTGAAAGCGGCATGACGGCCATTGTTTCAAGCGTCAAGCCAATGGACGAGTCAACGGTGGCCAGTTTTTTCACTAGGCCGTAAAGCCCGAATGTCAACGCGAGCGATATGGCGACCCACGGAAACGATCCGTATTCCGCCGTCATCGCTGCCACGCCGGCGGCGGCAAGAAAAACAGCGGCCCACTGCCCAACGCTCAACCGCTCGCGCAATACGATCGTCCCAAGCGCCACGCTGACAAGCGGGTTGATATAATAGCCAAGGCTCGTTTCAACGACATGATGATGATTCACCGCCCATATGTAGACAAACCAGTTGGCGCTGATGAGTACGGCAGCAGCGGCGATCCCCCATGCCATGGCCGGCCGGTGGCGCATCGCCCGAAGCTCACGGCGGAAGGCGCCAAGCTGCCCAGTCGCTGCCAAAAGGATGGCCATAAACACGAACGACCACACGATGCGGTGCGCCAAAATCTCAAGCGCCGGGCGCGCCTCCAGAAGTTTCCAGTACAGCGGCAATACTCCCCACAGCAAGTACGAAGCGGCCGTATACAAGATGCCCTGCTTTTCTTCGCTCCAATGTCCCACGTCGTCTTCTCCTTTTCCATGGTCGTTTCTGTTTCATTATACCGCCGCCGCTTCACTTTATCCATCAAAACACTCGCCCGCATTGCCCGACGCCGTTGCCAATGGAGAAAGGGCGCAACTGAATATGAGCGCCCGCCCTCCTTCGCGGCCCGTTTGGCCGCCCTTTCTTATTTTTTCACTCATCAAGCGACACAGACACAGCCAACAATAATCAGTAAAATGAACAGGACGATGACGACCGTATAACCGCTGTTGACAAAACCGCTCACGGCGGGCACCTCCTTCATCGGTTCACGGGGCCATCATATGCGCCCGCCCGCCCAAACGGCCGGGCGAATGCCTAAATTTCTAGAAGATTGATGAACAACCGCGTTTTCTTCAAAAAGATTGGTCCTCGAACGCAAGGAAGAGCCGTTGATCCATTGGCAAAAGCTCTTTGGTGGAGCGTTTTCTCCATTTAATCACCGACCTTCTAGAAGCCCGGTGATTTAAAGAAGTATGCCGCTTATCAGCCTCGTTTCTCAAATAGAAAAGACCTGTCGCATCAGTATCGCCTTTCACACGCTCCCCCCATCGTTCAAGAGAAACAATCGTTTTTCACCAACCATCTAGAAAAACGCCTATTTTTCTTTCGTCCCCGTCTCTCCCCACCAGCCTTTTCGCTTAAAATAGAGGGCGATGAGCATAGCAACGGTTGCCATGAGCAACAAGGCAAACGGATAGCCGTATCTCCATTTCAGCTCTGGCATAAACGCAAAGTTCATGCCATATACACCGGCGATAAACGTCATCGGCAAAAATATGACGCTCACCAATGTCAATGTCTTCATAATCACGTTCATATGATCCGATTTGAGCGACAGCTGCAAATCGAAAATGGCGGACAATGATTCCTTAAACGCGTCGAGCGCGGCAGGCACGCGAGAGAATCGCGACGCCACTTCCTCGATATACGGATTCGTCTCTTGGTTGATATACGGCAAATCCGCATGGCGAATCATTTTGATCGTTTCCTCCTGCGCCTCGGCAATTTGGCGCAGCTCATGAAGATGTGTTTTCATCCGATAAATCTCACGTCCGATTTCGTTGGCAAACGGGGTCGCAAACACTTGCCGTTCAAGCGTCTGAATGCGGTCAGCGATCTGATCGATGACTTGCAAAAAACGGATGGCGGCCAAGTCTAAAAAGTGATACAGCACATACCCGGGATACAGCGCCTGATCGCGATGATTCAACAAACGTTCTTTCACATGATCAACAAGCGGATCGTCTTCATCCATATAGCTGATCATATATTGGCTGCCGGCAAGCAAACGAACGTTCACTGTCCGGACGGATGGACGGACGATAAACAACGATAAAAAGAAACATCCTTCGTACTCATCAAACGTGGGAATGTCTGTGCCATTCATCAGCCGCTGTTGGGCGAGAGGGTGAATGGACAGCGAAGAAAGAAGGCGCTCCAAATCCGGCTTGGCGGCGGCGGTGAAATGAAGCCAGCACGACTGTCCACCCGCTGGCGCATGGCGTTTGTACGCTCCGTCAACCGTCAAACGAAAGTTCTGCTCGATAGTCATAGACTGACGCCCTTTCCATGCAAACGATTTTAATTGTATTGTTTGCTGTTTGCCGCAAAACTACTCCTCTCCCGCCGCCCAAAACAAGCCAGCGGCAATGGTTTATTATAGCCTGACAAATCATTCGCTACTAGGCGCCTCGCCGCGTCCGCCCACCAATGCGCCCGAAGCCAGTCAGCGCACCGCTTCCGGTTCCACATGGACGTGCGTCGCCCGAATGTTATGCCGGTTTCGCATCAAACGCTCGACTTCATCAGCGATTTCATGACTTTTGGCCACTGTCAAATGCGAGTCAACGCGGATCGTCACTTCCAGCACAATGTCGTTGCCTAACATGCGCGCTTTAATGTCAGCAACATCGCGCACGCCGCTCACCGCCGCGATTTCATCTTTATAAACGGCGAGCTGCTGTTCATCAAAACCGTCGGTGAGCGTATGCGCCGTCTCCCTAAACACCTCCCACGCCGTCTTGCCAATCATCGCCCCGATAACAAGCGCAGCCAGCGGATCAAGCCATGGCCATCCAAGCCGCGCGCCGGCGATGCCAATGGCGGCGCCAATGCTCACCAGCGCATCCGATAAATTGTCTTTCGCCACGGCCGACAGCGCCATGCTGTTCGTCCGCCGCGCCAGCCAGCGATTGATTGCATAAACGCCAATCATAACGGCCGCCGAGGCGAGCGCAACCACAGCCGCTAAAACGTCAGGAGCCGCTGCCTTTTCCTTGCCGAACAGCGAGCGGACACCGCTTGTGATCACGTCAATGCCAATGGACATCATCAAAAAAGCGGCTAACAGCGAAGAGATGTTCTCCGCCCGCGAATGTCCGTACGGGTGGTTGCAATCACGCGGTTTTTTAGCGATTTTCATGCCGATATAGACTGCCGAGGAAGCGATAATATCACTCAAATTATTCCAACCGTCCGCTTCCACCGCATCCGAGCCAAACACCGCCCCAGCCAACAGCTTGCCGGTCGAAAGGAGAAGATAGACGAAAATGCTCAGCAGTGCGCCCGCCTCGGCTCCTTGTTTTCTATCCACTTTCTTCACCAACCTAGCCATCTCATTTTTGCACGTATCAGTGTACCAGCTTGAAGCCGGTTGGGTCTACAGCAAGAAAATTTCCTTTTTTCATAAGAATAGGGACAAGCAAATTTTTTTGTCTAAAGGCAAAATCCAGCGCATTTGCGTATGATAAACCAAGTCGAAACAAAAAAAGGAGAGGAACAAATGTCTGCATATTTAGACTGGTTGGCGGACATGGGGATCGATGGCGCTCATCCAGGCGGTTTTGAGTTAACAAAACAAATCTTACGTAAACTTAAGATTGACCGTTCGACATCCGTGCTTGACGTCGGCTGCGGCACTGGACAGACAGCGGCTTATATCGCCGAACAGTACGGGGCCAACGTCACCGCCATCGACATCCACCCAACGATGATCGCCAAGGCGAAACAGCGTTTTGCCGCCAAGATGGTCTCGGTCCGTTTGCATCGCGCCTCGGTCGAAGCGCTTCCGTTTCCCGCCGGGACGTTTGACCTCGCGCTTTCTGAATCGGTGCTTGCTTTCGTTTCATTGCCAAACGCGCTCGCCGAAATCCGCCGCGTGCTCAAAAAAGACAGCTTATTCGTCGGCATTGAAGCGTGTCATGAGCGGCTGACCGCCGCCGAACAAAAGCAAATCGCCGCCTTTTACGGATTCCGTCAGCTAATGACATCAGCGGAGTGGAAAGAAGTGCTCGAACAAAGCGGCTTCCGGTGCCGCCAGTTTTCCTACGCGGCTGCGGCCGAAGCGCCAAACCTTGGGGCACCCATCGTCATCGCCCTTCCGCCGACACCAGAGATGGCGAGCATGTGGCAGATGCACCAACAGTTGACAGCTCAATTCGGCGACCGTCTTGGCTATTGCGTCTTTTGCTGCGAACCATAATCAAGCAAGGAAAACGGCACCCTCGATGAGGCGCCGTTTTCACACTTTTTTCACTACCTTGAAATATTCTTCAAGCGTCAAGCCACGCTTTTTCATCACCGCGGCCGCCTTCCGCCCGACATAGCGGAGATGCCACGGCTCATACTTGTAGCCGGTCACCGCTTCTTTTCCTTTCGGGTAGCGGATGATGAATCCGTACTCGTGCGCATGGGCGGCTACCCATTGCCCTTCTTTTGTCGCCCCGAACGATTCGGTCAGCTGACAGCCGACCGAGCGGCTGCTGATATCGACCGCCAGCCCTGTCTGATGCTCGCTCTGCCCTGGGTGAGCGACCGCTTGAACCGCTTTTTCCTTCCCTTTTTGCCGCACCTCTTCAGCAAAAATCACCTGCTGCCGCTCGTATGAACGATAAGCGGACACGGCCACCAGCTCAATGCCATCGCGGCGTGCAGCGGCAAACATCTTCTCAAGCGCCGCGGCCGCTTCGGCCCGCATATGCCGTTTTTCCGCGTTCGGGTCAGCAAACGAAAACGGCACGCGCGGCACGACCAAGTCCGCCGGCTTATAGCCAGGCGGGAGCGACTGTTCTTTATTGACGAGCACCAAAATGTTTTCAGGGTTTTTAATCACTTTTTGTCCGTTTTGCACCTCGACGATGTTCCAATATTTCGCCTCAAGCTGCAAATCGGGATCGACGGGGCTCTCGCTCGTTTTCCCCTGTTGATGGTCGCTTGGATGCACCGCGCTTTCCGGCGGCTGGCCGGACGGGCCGGACGCACCGTTGCTGCCGCTCTCCCCTGTTTGGCAGCCAGCGAGCAGCAGGCACACCAACATCACCGCTTGCCATCGCTGTTTCATGTTCCTTCCCCTTTTCCTTTTTCCCTGGCTCGAGAGCCCGGTCACGACGCGCTGTGCCGAACCGCGGTTTCCAGCGCCAGTTCGATCATCTCGTTAAACGTCATTTGCCGCTCCTCAGCCGTCGTTTCTTCTCCGGTGAGAATATGGTCGCTGACCGTCAGCACTGACAGCGCCCGGCAGCCAAATTTCGCCGCCAGCGTATAGAGCGCCGCCGTTTCCATCTCGACAGCTAGTACGCCGTAGCGCGCCCACGTTTCCCAGTTCGGTTCATCATTGTAAAACATGTCGGCGGTGAACACATTGCCGACTTTTAGAGCCAGCCCTTTTTCCACACCTACTTCATACGCCGTCCGCAGCAGATGGAAATCAGCGGTGGGCGCATAATCGCGGCCGCGAAAAATGAGCCGGTTCATGTTGGAATCGGTCGACGCGCTCATCGCCAAAATGACGTCGCGGACGCGCACATCCGGCTGAATCGCTCCGCACGTTCCGACGCGGATGAGCGTCTTTACACCGTAGCTTTGGATCAGTTCGTTCACATAAATCGAAATGGACGGCACACCCATGCCGGTCCCTTGCACGGAAATGCGCTCCCCTTTATACGTCCCGGTAAACCCGAGCATGCCGCGCACTTCATTGTAGCATACCGCTCCTTCGAGAAACGTTTCGGCAATGTATTTGGCGCGCAGCGGATCACCCGGCAGCAAAATGCGCTCCGCGATCTCGCCTGTCTTCGCTCCGATATGCACGCTCAATGGGATTCCTCCTTTGGTTTGAACGATCGTTGTCGGGCCATGCCCTCGTCTATCATATCATATGTTTGCGGAAAATGGCAGTCTTCCTTCGAGTAGCCGAGGCGGCGAACGGGCATACTATGTGTGCCTGCCCGAGGAGAAAGGAGGAAAAGACCGATGAAAAAGAAACTCGAACAAGCAGTGGAATACGCCAACAAAACGAATCCATCGTCCAAATCAAACAATCAGCCGTCCACATCGAAAAAGGAAAAGACCAAATTCTAACATCAGTCTGAAAGAAATCTCCCACTTCGACGTAAAGGTGCACGAGCACCCGTCAATGTGGGAGATGAATGTTGGCCGGCAATGGCCGTCGGATCGAATCACATGTTGTTCAAACGGGCCCCTTCGAAACGAAGGGAAGCGGAAATGGTCCTTGTGCGGCTTGTCGTTTGGCACATATGCCAATCGCTGAAAGCTCCCCCTATGCACTCGCGTAGGGGGTGAGTCGTTTGCGGGGGAGCCGCTCCCTTTTATGATGTTTTGGATCGGCGGTAATCGCCGCGATGGCGGCGCGCCAAATACCGCTCATTGATATACAGCACCTTTTTGTCTTTGCTGCGCGTATATTTTTTCTCGCGCTCGCGCCGCCTGGCGACGAGCCAACAAGAAAACAAATACAGCGGAAAAACGAGCTGCATCGCGCCGGCAAAGACATACCAAAAACCGTTGATATTGGCCAAATCGCGCAAGTACACGTCGATGCCGCTGAGCCGATAGTACATGTCAGCAACGATGGCAGCGATGATGACGACGTTGACCGCATGAAGAAGGGGCACGCTTCTCCAGCGGAACAAAAGCCGCTCCACTTGCCCTTTGATCCAAAGCAATACCGCAATCGAGACGACGCACAAGAGCAGCGACAGCGCCAGTGCGGCCATCGTTTCGCCCCCTTCCCTCTTTTCTCCTGCGCCCGCCGCATTATGCCGCCTGCAAACATTTTCCGTCGATGAACCGCCGCCAGACCGCATAAACTAACGACGACGACGGTTCAAGGAGGGAAAACGATGGGCAAAAAACACCGCAACCGCATTAACGGGCAGAAAAAGAACAACCATATTCCAAAAGAAGCATTGATCGCCGAAGATGAGGCGCATGCCAAAGAATATTCCGCCGCCGGCGGCCGGAAAAACGGTCCGGGGCATCATGACAACCCCGAATCGTGACAAACCGCAGAAACCCTTGTGCGATACAAGGGTTTCTATCGCGGTTCCGACGGCTCGGATTCGTCCCAAGCAAGCGTGACGACTTTTGTATATTCCCCGCGTTCAATTTCCTCTTTTGTCGCTCTTTCATTCAGCTCCTCATCGTCGTCGATGCCCGGGGCCACCGTCGGCATGTCGCGCCGCCGTTCGTCATGTTTCATCAAGTCCGCCCCCTTTCCTTTCTTATCCGTTCCCGAAACAAGGAGGCTTTATTCATCATTATATCATCTCTAGCTCTTGCTGGCGACTATATTTTTGAATATTCCGTCAACAGATGAGCTGACGTTCTACTTGTTTCCATCCGTCTGGACAAAGGCGATAGTACGTCTGTCCTTTTCGCCCTTCATCGATCAGCACAACGTCCCCAGTCCGCATAAACCGAGCTTGACAGTTTTTCGGCATCAGATCGGCGACATTAAACATCCGATACAACACCGCCAACACTTCATCATGTCCGGCCGCCATCACCGTCATGCGGCACACTTGCCGGTAGCCTTTCGTTTCCCCAAAGCGCGGTGTTTGAAAAACGACCGCCTCATATGCACGTTTTGTCATCCACATCCGTTTTCTCCATAAACGAACCATTGTTTTCCTCTCCCTTCTCCCAATAAATCGGCCCTTCGTGTCCCATACTATGGTTGATGTTAAGTTCAGTCGCGAATCGTCTTCGAAGCCGAGAAACATGTGTATTGTACTTATTTGGTGATTTGGCGTGTCGATTCCTTCAGCAAATGAGCACTCCTTTTGTCGAAACGATCGCGGTCTTCTGACAAAAGTCCACAAATGATGCAAAGGAGAGACAGCCTGATGCCGACTCGCCTGCTCGCTTGGCTGCGCCATCCGCTTCAGTATACCTACCGCTCCTTTTTGTACCGCCATCCGATCCGCCTCGCCGATGACGGCCTGCTTTGCCGGATGGCCGCTCGTGCAACTGTCCCAACTGACGAACCACTGAGCGCGGAAGAAAAGAGCATTGTGGCCGCCATTCGCCGGAAAACGGCGGAACATAACCGCAACAACGTGACGCGCACCGCTGCCTACTTGACGTTTTT
Protein-coding regions in this window:
- a CDS encoding YjcZ family sporulation protein, whose translation is MKEVPAVSGFVNSGYTVVIVLFILLIIVGCVCVA
- a CDS encoding YjcZ family sporulation protein — protein: MGAAYGGGFALIVVLFILLIIVGCACIGGWVY
- a CDS encoding class I SAM-dependent methyltransferase produces the protein MSAYLDWLADMGIDGAHPGGFELTKQILRKLKIDRSTSVLDVGCGTGQTAAYIAEQYGANVTAIDIHPTMIAKAKQRFAAKMVSVRLHRASVEALPFPAGTFDLALSESVLAFVSLPNALAEIRRVLKKDSLFVGIEACHERLTAAEQKQIAAFYGFRQLMTSAEWKEVLEQSGFRCRQFSYAAAAEAPNLGAPIVIALPPTPEMASMWQMHQQLTAQFGDRLGYCVFCCEP
- the deoD gene encoding purine-nucleoside phosphorylase; its protein translation is MSVHIGAKTGEIAERILLPGDPLRAKYIAETFLEGAVCYNEVRGMLGFTGTYKGERISVQGTGMGVPSISIYVNELIQSYGVKTLIRVGTCGAIQPDVRVRDVILAMSASTDSNMNRLIFRGRDYAPTADFHLLRTAYEVGVEKGLALKVGNVFTADMFYNDEPNWETWARYGVLAVEMETAALYTLAAKFGCRALSVLTVSDHILTGEETTAEERQMTFNEMIELALETAVRHSAS
- a CDS encoding cation diffusion facilitator family transporter, encoding MARLVKKVDRKQGAEAGALLSIFVYLLLSTGKLLAGAVFGSDAVEADGWNNLSDIIASSAVYIGMKIAKKPRDCNHPYGHSRAENISSLLAAFLMMSIGIDVITSGVRSLFGKEKAAAPDVLAAVVALASAAVMIGVYAINRWLARRTNSMALSAVAKDNLSDALVSIGAAIGIAGARLGWPWLDPLAALVIGAMIGKTAWEVFRETAHTLTDGFDEQQLAVYKDEIAAVSGVRDVADIKARMLGNDIVLEVTIRVDSHLTVAKSHEIADEVERLMRNRHNIRATHVHVEPEAVR
- the corA gene encoding magnesium/cobalt transporter CorA, producing MTIEQNFRLTVDGAYKRHAPAGGQSCWLHFTAAAKPDLERLLSSLSIHPLAQQRLMNGTDIPTFDEYEGCFFLSLFIVRPSVRTVNVRLLAGSQYMISYMDEDDPLVDHVKERLLNHRDQALYPGYVLYHFLDLAAIRFLQVIDQIADRIQTLERQVFATPFANEIGREIYRMKTHLHELRQIAEAQEETIKMIRHADLPYINQETNPYIEEVASRFSRVPAALDAFKESLSAIFDLQLSLKSDHMNVIMKTLTLVSVIFLPMTFIAGVYGMNFAFMPELKWRYGYPFALLLMATVAMLIALYFKRKGWWGETGTKEK
- a CDS encoding M15 family metallopeptidase; the protein is MKQRWQAVMLVCLLLAGCQTGESGSNGASGPSGQPPESAVHPSDHQQGKTSESPVDPDLQLEAKYWNIVEVQNGQKVIKNPENILVLVNKEQSLPPGYKPADLVVPRVPFSFADPNAEKRHMRAEAAAALEKMFAAARRDGIELVAVSAYRSYERQQVIFAEEVRQKGKEKAVQAVAHPGQSEHQTGLAVDISSRSVGCQLTESFGATKEGQWVAAHAHEYGFIIRYPKGKEAVTGYKYEPWHLRYVGRKAAAVMKKRGLTLEEYFKVVKKV
- a CDS encoding YjcZ family sporulation protein; this encodes MPYGFYGGWGWGGYGFGYPGYGGYGYGFVLIVVLFILLIIVGATWC
- the rarD gene encoding EamA family transporter RarD — its product is MGHWSEEKQGILYTAASYLLWGVLPLYWKLLEARPALEILAHRIVWSFVFMAILLAATGQLGAFRRELRAMRHRPAMAWGIAAAAVLISANWFVYIWAVNHHHVVETSLGYYINPLVSVALGTIVLRERLSVGQWAAVFLAAAGVAAMTAEYGSFPWVAISLALTFGLYGLVKKLATVDSSIGLTLETMAVMPLSAVYLLWVYNETPALVKTAEWWQWALLAGAGPATAVPLLYFAKGAKRVSMTTLGFLQYISPTISLLLGVFLFGEPFRKAHFYAFSCIWTALILFSAVQIKQAPGRKKWKRNSLGA